A genomic segment from Nicotiana tabacum cultivar K326 chromosome 7, ASM71507v2, whole genome shotgun sequence encodes:
- the LOC142161965 gene encoding uncharacterized protein LOC142161965: MPVLDPKVVVHHFAVKRGARLVKQAQRRFRPELVPLIETEANKLIDVGFVRKVKYPTWISSIVPVRKKNGQIGVCVDFRDLNNACPKDEFPLHIPELMIEATTGYETMSFMDGSSGYNQIRMAPKDEELTAFRTPKVKSRKKDYHLHDLRMVFERLRRYQLRMNPLKCAFGVTSGKFLGFIVRRRGIEIDQAKVDAILKMPEPKDIHELKSLQVLAALVPGKPLILYILAHERMMTPNELKYSPIEKLCLTLVFSIQKLKHYFQAYVVRLVSRANPIKFVMSKPVLNDWELSDKLPNEDAMIIEIQPPWKMYFDGAAHREGAGTGIMFITSQGEVLTYSFTLTQRCSNNVAEYQTLILGLEMAVDIKQLQLQVFGDSNLVINQILGSYEVKKLELVPYYKYAQRLTQVVVCQRWVVPPPNDYKEEESEVEHIASILGVEIEDWRQPLIDYLCYDNGKAFDNKLMNKICDLFGFKYSSMYYVAVNGLAEAFNKTLCNLLKKVVSKSKRDWHEKME, translated from the exons ATGCCAGTTTTAGACCCCAAGGTGGTTGTTCATCATTTTGCTGTCAAACGAGGCGCTCGTCTTGTAAAGCAAGCACAACGTCGCTTCAGACCCGAactggttcccttgattgaaaccgAAGCTAACAAGCTAATTGATGTTGGTTTTGTTCGTAAAGTTAAATATCCTACTTGGATTTCAAGCATCGTCCCTGTAAGAAAGAAGAATGGCCAAATCGGAGTTTGTGTTGACTTTAGGGACCTAAATAACGCTTGTCCTAAGGATGAATTTCCTCTTCATATCCCTGAGCTCATGATTGAAGCAACAACTGGATACGAGACAATGTCTTTCATGGATGGTTCATCTGGATATAATCAAATTCGCATGGCACCGAAGGATGAAGAACTTACTGCCTTTCGCACCCCTAAAG TAAAGTCAAGAAAGAAAGATTATCACTTGCATGATTTGAGGATGGTATTTGAACGGCTTCGGAGATACCAACTCAGAATGAATCCGTtgaagtgtgcatttggagttacttctgggaAGTTTCTTGGTTTTATTGTTCGACGTCGAGGTatcgaaattgatcaagctaAGGTGGATGCTATCTTGAAAATGCCCGAGCCTAAAGATATTCATGAATTAAAAAGCTTGCAGG TACTGGCAGCCCTCGTACCTGGAAAGCCATTAATATTATACATTTTAGCACATGAAAG GATGATGACGCCAAATGAGCTCAAGTATTCGCCTATTGAGAAGTTATGTTTGACACTTGTCTTCTCTATTCAAAAGCTGAAGCATTACTTCCAAGCTTACGTTGTGCGACTTGTCTCAAGAGCAAACCCTATCAAGTTTGTCATGTCTAAACCAGTCCTAA ATGATTGGGAGTTGTCTGATAAATTGCCTAATGAAGATGCAATGATCATAGAAATTCAGCCTCCTTGGAAGATGTATTTTGATGGCGCTGCACATCGTGAAGGAGCTGGCACTGGAATAATGTTTATCACTTCTCAAGGAGAAGTTTTGACCTATTCTTTCACTCTGACACAACGGTGCTCCAACAATGTTGCTGAATATCAAACGctcatacttgggcttgaaatggctgtgGATATCAAACAATTGCAATTACAAGTTTTTGGAGATTCCAATTTAGTGATTAATCAGATTTTGGGTAGCTATGAGGTCAAGAAGCTAGAGTTGGTGCCATATTACAAATATGCTCAAAGATTG ACACAAGTAGTTGTTTGCCAAAGATGGGTAGTTCCTCCACCAAATGACTATAAGGAAGAAGAAAGCGAAGTTGAGCATATTGCTTCCATTCTTGGGGTTGAAATTGAAGACTGGCGACAACCATTAATAGATTATCTTTGTTACG ACAATGGTAAGGCATTTGATAACAAGTTGATGAATAAAATATGTGATCTTTTTGGCTTCAAGTATTCCTCCATGTATTATGTTGCTGTCAATGGACTTGCCGAAGCATTTAACAAGACACTCTGCAACTTGTTGAAAAAGGTTGTTTCTAAGTCTAAGAGAGATTGGCATGAAAAGATGGAATAA